In Populus trichocarpa isolate Nisqually-1 chromosome 12, P.trichocarpa_v4.1, whole genome shotgun sequence, a genomic segment contains:
- the LOC7487127 gene encoding SNAP25 homologous protein SNAP33 isoform X2, translated as MFGSKKSPLKISEHNKADPECPAPSRSNHFESENAVGTKKSLKPPRKTSSEPNLTSPNFRTNPFDNDEERGLSSSSTYSLALSTRHKYKNDFLDLGGLENQPVQELENYAVYKAEETTKAVNGCLKIAEEMREGATTTLITLHQQGEQITKTHSVAVEIDHDLSRGEKLLGSLGGMFSKTWKPKKNRAIRGPVITRDASPRRRGNHLEQREKLGLNLAPKERSSTKTPLPETANAFQKVEFEKSKQDDALSDLSNVIGELKNMAVDMGAEFDRQVGALDHVQDDVDELNSRLGGANKRGLHLLRK; from the exons ATGTTTGGTTCAAAGAAATCTCCCTTGAAGATTTCTGAGCATAACAAGGCTGACCCTGAATGTCCTGCTCCTTCTCGGTCAAACCATTTTGAATCTGAGAATGCGGTGGGCACCAAGAAATCCCTTAAACCACCAAGGAAAACTTCTTCTGAACCCAATCTAACTTCACCCAATTTCCGCACCAATCCTTTCGACAATGATGAAGAAAGAGGGTTGTCTTCTTCATCTACATATTCCCTTGCTTTATCCACAAGACATAAGTACAAAAATGATTTCCTTGACTTGGGAGGACTAGAGAATCAACCAGTTCAAGAATTGGAGAATTATGCTGTTTACAAGGCTGAGGAGACTACAAAAGCAGTAAATGGCTGCTTGAAGATTGCTGAAGAAATGAGAGAGGGTGCAACGACAACTTTGATCACCTTGCATCAACAGGGTGAGCAAATCACCAAGACCCACAGTGTTGCGGTTGAGATAGATCATGATCTTAGTCGG GGTGAGAAGCTTTTGGGAAGTCTTGGGGGCATGTTCTCTAAAACTTGGAAGCCGAAGAAGAATCGTGCAATTAGAGGCCCTGTTATCACAAGAG ATGCTTCACCTCGAAGGAGGGGTAACCACTTGGAGCAGAGGGAGAAATTGGGTTTGAATCTTGCACCCAAGGAACGGTCAAGCACGAAAACACCCCTTCCGGAGACAGCCAACGCATTTCAGAAAGTTgag TTTGAGAAGTCAAAGCAAGATGATGCACTGTCTGATTTGAGTAATGTTATAGGAGAGTTGAAGAATATGGCTGTTGACATGGGGGCTGAATTTGACag GCAAGTCGGCGCTCTGGATCACGTCCAGGATGATGTGGATGAGCTAAATTCCCGTCTTGGGGGAGCAAATAAACGTGGCCTTCATTTACTTCGAAAGTAG
- the LOC7487127 gene encoding SNAP25 homologous protein SNAP33 isoform X1, which yields MLWISIVLLPSPALIFLSIIRMFGSKKSPLKISEHNKADPECPAPSRSNHFESENAVGTKKSLKPPRKTSSEPNLTSPNFRTNPFDNDEERGLSSSSTYSLALSTRHKYKNDFLDLGGLENQPVQELENYAVYKAEETTKAVNGCLKIAEEMREGATTTLITLHQQGEQITKTHSVAVEIDHDLSRGEKLLGSLGGMFSKTWKPKKNRAIRGPVITRDASPRRRGNHLEQREKLGLNLAPKERSSTKTPLPETANAFQKVEFEKSKQDDALSDLSNVIGELKNMAVDMGAEFDRQVGALDHVQDDVDELNSRLGGANKRGLHLLRK from the exons atGCTTTGGATTTCCATCGTCCTGCTACCTTCTCCTGCATTAATCTTTCTATCGATAATACg AATGTTTGGTTCAAAGAAATCTCCCTTGAAGATTTCTGAGCATAACAAGGCTGACCCTGAATGTCCTGCTCCTTCTCGGTCAAACCATTTTGAATCTGAGAATGCGGTGGGCACCAAGAAATCCCTTAAACCACCAAGGAAAACTTCTTCTGAACCCAATCTAACTTCACCCAATTTCCGCACCAATCCTTTCGACAATGATGAAGAAAGAGGGTTGTCTTCTTCATCTACATATTCCCTTGCTTTATCCACAAGACATAAGTACAAAAATGATTTCCTTGACTTGGGAGGACTAGAGAATCAACCAGTTCAAGAATTGGAGAATTATGCTGTTTACAAGGCTGAGGAGACTACAAAAGCAGTAAATGGCTGCTTGAAGATTGCTGAAGAAATGAGAGAGGGTGCAACGACAACTTTGATCACCTTGCATCAACAGGGTGAGCAAATCACCAAGACCCACAGTGTTGCGGTTGAGATAGATCATGATCTTAGTCGG GGTGAGAAGCTTTTGGGAAGTCTTGGGGGCATGTTCTCTAAAACTTGGAAGCCGAAGAAGAATCGTGCAATTAGAGGCCCTGTTATCACAAGAG ATGCTTCACCTCGAAGGAGGGGTAACCACTTGGAGCAGAGGGAGAAATTGGGTTTGAATCTTGCACCCAAGGAACGGTCAAGCACGAAAACACCCCTTCCGGAGACAGCCAACGCATTTCAGAAAGTTgag TTTGAGAAGTCAAAGCAAGATGATGCACTGTCTGATTTGAGTAATGTTATAGGAGAGTTGAAGAATATGGCTGTTGACATGGGGGCTGAATTTGACag GCAAGTCGGCGCTCTGGATCACGTCCAGGATGATGTGGATGAGCTAAATTCCCGTCTTGGGGGAGCAAATAAACGTGGCCTTCATTTACTTCGAAAGTAG